The Juglans regia cultivar Chandler chromosome 6, Walnut 2.0, whole genome shotgun sequence genome contains the following window.
ttctGACAGGGGATGACAGTAATGAAATTTACAGAGTAAAGAATATTCTTGCTAAGGAGTTTGAAATCAAAGACTTAGgtaacttgaaatattttcttggcatgGAGTTTGCAAGGTCAAAGAAAGGTATATTTGTTTCCCAACGAAAATATGTTCTTGATTTACTTGGAGAAACAGGTTTTTTAGGTTGTAAAGCTGCAGAAACACCTATAGAGCCTAATCTAAGACTCCAACCAGCTAAACCTGAAGAAATAATCAATAGAGAACAATACCAAAGATTGGTAGGGAAACTCTTGTACCTCTCTCACACACGGCCTGACATAGCTTTTGCAACAAGTGTGGTAAGCCAGTTTATGCACTCACCAGGACCTGAACATTTTGATGTTGTATACAAAATCCTAAGGTACCTAAAGGGGACTCCAGGTAAAGGCTTATTGTTTGGAGGTCATGGGAGTTTACAAGTTAAAATATAcactgatgcagattgggctggAAGTGTCACTGATAGAAGATCAACTTCTGGCTATTGCACatttgttggaggaaatttAGTAACATGGCGCagcaagaaacaaaatgtggtGGCAAGGAGTAGTGCAGAGGCTGAGTTTAGGGCTGTTGCTCATGGAATTTGTGAAGCACTATGGATTAAAAGATTGCTAGAAGAGTTGAAAGTTACTAGTTCATTACCAATGAAACTGTATTGTGATAATAAAGCTGCAATAGCTATTGCTCAcaatccagtttttcatgacagaacaaaacatgtggagGTGGACAAGCATTTCATCAAGGAAAAAATAGATAGTGGAGTAATCTGTTTGCCCTATATTTCTACAGCTGAGCAAGTAGCAGATATACTTACAAAAGGACTGCATAAgaaacaatttgaaaacttaatTGGCAAGCTGGCTATGGAAGACATCTTCAaaccagcttgagggggagtgttggaaAGTTTCCAAAATCTGCCTAGTCAACTCTGCTGTATTCTAGGAGATATTGGGTGTAAATGTGTGAATATTCTAGGAGATTAGTTTCCTTAGAAgttagtatttaatttattctttcctactttattctttccttttttctcttcagctataatctatatatactgCCTTGTACCTATATTTCGAATTTTAATGAGAATAATTCCTACAAATTACTCTCTCATTCTAGATGGACTTTTACTAGGATTCTCATGGAGGTTTACGATCAACCTCTAACAATATAACACCtgaaaatatacaaaatcgAGAAGACATTATGTTAAGAAATTGCAAGCAAGTAGCAtctgagaaaaaaaagaggagcTACCATTTCTCACATCCAACAGAATATAGTTTGAACTGCAATTCTCATGTGAAGCATCATCAATTCCATCCACTGCTTCCaatctttttctccattttgaAGGTGGTAGAGGTGTTGCTCGCATAGAAGGGTCGAGCAAAGGAAGATGTAAAATGCCTCCTTCCATCTGGAGAAATATCATTGTAATCATGtgaaatttcttttgaaaaggaAAGCATGCACCTTGCTGTTCTCGGAACTAGTAGAATGCATAACTTGCCCAATATCTTAAAAGAATGGGGTTTGAGATGCATAGGTTATTAGgataaataagagaaatataaaGACGTGAACTATGtacaaaatgaaagagagagaaaatcatcatctatataccatatacatcaattttttttataacatatacatcaattttttataaggtcaattttattaataagtcaAAAGGCACCAAGTACACACAGGTTATATATGAGATGTGCATGGTTAGAGAAAGTAAAGAGTGCGAGAAAGTCCTAATAGCTAAAACTAGAGCACAAAGATGGGCAAAGACAATTACAGCCTAGAAAGACCAAAAACAGCCTAGCCACAAAGTGTTAACTACCACAGAGCAGAGTAAAAGATGGTCCACAAATTCCCTATTCTATTTGTACAAACAACGCCAACCAATCATTAAAGCAAGTATCTTCCCTTGTGAAGTCAcccaaacaaagaaagacaCTTCTAAGGGGCTCCACGATATTGTACCTTTATAGGAGGTAACTTGGTtacatggaagagtaagaagcaaacaATAGTAGCTCGATCTAGTGCAGAAGCCAAATACAGAGCAATGGCTCACACTGCTAGTGAGCTGACATGGTTGCAACACtttcttcaagagattgggtttccaGCTCCTGTCCCTCTTCAGTTACTTTGTGATAACCAAGCTACAATGCATATTGCGTCTAATCCTGTATTCTATGAGAGgactaaacacattgagattgattgtcacttcatttGGGATAAGATACTAAGTGGTGACATTTCTACACCATTTGTGAAGTCTGCTGATCAACTTGCAGATATGTTTACCAAACCACTGTGTTGTAGTCGATTAAAGCTTATTTGTTCCAAGTtaggtttatatgatatatatgccccAGCTTGAGGGAGAGTGTAaaggacatggttgtaattagtatagttTAGGTGTACAATGGTCATTTGTATGTAGCATGTATAGGAGGTTGAATGTTAATGAAGATAatgtattctctctctctctctctctctctctctctctctctatgtacGACTACAATTAGCAATGTTGAAAAGAGTCTACAATTTGTCTACCCACTAATGGAAGCATTTTGAGACTTCGATATTGTCTTTTCTAACAATATGTTCAATATGTTAGATAAAACTTTAGCAATGATTTTGTAGACTCTACTCACAAGGCTCATAGGTCACAAGTCTAATATTAATGGCCCCAACTTTCTTAAGGATAAGGAGTATGAATGTGGCATTAGGGCTTTTTATAAATCTACCTTTACCATGAAAATCATGGAAAACACTCATCATACCTTCTATCACACATCccaataaaatttgagaaactCATTGCCGAGAGCCTGTGCACCCCCCGGATTAGTCAAAACTTTGTTCTTGGACAACCAgtgctaataaaaaataaaacataaaatttgagAAACCACCATAGGTTAATCTTAACACGCTACACTCAACCTTTCACTCGGAACTAATTATTTACCATTTTTTTGTGTTGGAAAAGACGGGGACTCCACACCCTCCAATAAACTTTCTCCAACCCCCAATGTTCTGCCCAAAAGTGGAATTTCTGAACCAAATTGTTTTCTAATCTTGAATTGCAGAGAGGCTGTCGAACTTGGCTGAGTTGAGTCATTTCAACTCAGCCAGgatgagtgtttttttttaactagcAAATGGGATTGGTTAGGCCCACTTCCTGTATACTGATAGATATATAACCATTTTTTACAACCTTTTTaaaactctattttaaatggaatGCATTTTTGTGAAACAACAATCCTTTCACAACTTTGTTTTACAAGAATGCCCTCTATTTAAAGCAGAGTTGTAAAAAGGATGTACAAAACGGTtgtctttatcattttccttatgaAAGCCACTACATCTCCCAAACATTCCAACTGCTCCTTCATTGTACAGAGGATGCTGCAGGTACTTCCACTTCCCACACCACCCCTTGCAACAATTGTGGATGTCCCAATAATAGAATTTGCAACTGGAATTTGTCCCCACTACAGCgctttttttcagattttcaaattttctgcCACCACTTGTACTCGGAATGCCCCTGTTTTTATGTTGATTGCAGGAAACTTTCTAACTGCTGAAACCACCAcatactatttaaaaatgtCACAGCCAAACATGGTATCAACATTTTCACCAATGGAGGACCACCCATTCTAAACACTACAAGCCTGCTTGATTTGCAATTCGTAATACATTGCCAAATATTGTGTTGAGAAGTACAAAGACATATTGCACTACTCAATGGCAAAGGTTTTCCAATGCGCTAGATACAAGCCTTGAGTGCGCAAGCCCTTTAAGAAAAAAGTAGGACCCACCGTTAAAAAAGGCTCACACACCCTAGGCCtacacaaatcattttccttttccaacCCTTCCCCTCCATTCtggtttaagatgaaaaatctttGTCCATCTCCACCTTGTTTCCAACAGAGGAGAAATAATGTTCATGAGCGTCTGAAGATTGTTGAGCCTATCTGGCTTTGTTTCCAACAGATGAGAAATTTACAAACACTGACCTCCCCCTCCATATGCAGAGAGGCTTCCACCGTAGCCAGCAGAGATACCATTCAAACAACCTTCCAACTTCACTAGGCATTGTATAGAACATTTACTAACATAGACTACCATATAtgcataaataaaaaacaaaaaattgaaggTTATGGAGGAAAACAGTATGCGAGAGGGTCATTATAATTAAACCAGAAATAATATGAAGTTGGAAAACCCCAGTTATGAGCTGAATATGGAAACCAATTTGTAaagataaaaagttatttaattgaaaataaaaggatATGCAAACATAGAGCTTGCCTGCAGTAATGAAGACTTATACCGCAACTTCAGTTTTGGAAATGCATGACCATTAAATGCTGGAGAAATCTGAACCAAAACATCTGAAAATCTACAATCTTCTCTCAACCATTTGACATACAGAAGAGCATCTTTTGAAGGCCCACTGTACTGCATCAAGATGAATTAAATCAGCAAGAGTTGAGAATAAATGGATGCTAAAAAAATGGTGAATAATTAGTTCAATGAAGCTAAAAACGATCAAAACTAACCAATAATTTACATTATAATATGGAGATTTAATATATCCTAGAATGCATTAAAGAACCAAATCTCCCCCTTGCATCTATAAACAACAAGGTTGACCATCTATGTGTCAACACAAAAGGAGAAGGGGTTTACCCTTATAAACAGAAAAAGACAGTAGAGAGAGCATCTGTATGACTCATACTACATCATCACACGCTTGTGGTGGACTCCCACTGCCAAACTTCAATTCAGAAACACAAATGCAAGGAAAAGAAATTGATCTACGGGGAAGATATCTACCTGTGCATTTATCCCTTGTTCATTGAGATACACCCGGCCATGTATGTCGAGACCCTAACAATAGatatccagaaaaaaaaaaaaaaggaaaaaaaagttttaatgtcAGTGACGTGAATAGTATGGCAGCTGGGATCTTCTCCCTGCTTCTCTTTTGCTTTCTGGGAAGTATACAACTCGAATCTCAACGACATTGGAAtgcaatgaatttttttaaacaacaaAAACTAATGTACATTAGAATGGAATATAGCCTTTCACCTTTTTGTACGAGTAACCAATCAGCAAGTcatatattctattttatatgGCAGCCAAGAGAGCAATCAACATACAAGCTCTGTTTAATGTTGGAATATGAATTGCTTTTAAGGATTGTGAAACAGAGTTCCGAAGACATTTTGAAGTTCGCTCTAAAGACTGCGGTGAGACTCTTCGTTCTcttaaaaccaaaccaaaacgaGGTTTTAAAATCATAGATTGGTTCATCATGttaagaaaagagaataaaagaacAATGGGACCCAGTATGCTATGCTTCTAAATTTTTCCAGTGAAAGTGCACAATCGAAATTGATTGATGTAGAGAAACCGGTAGAAATTTTAGATATTTAGGAGGAATTAGACTCGCAAAGTGAGTTTTGTCCTAATAAGTAAAGGGCTGGAGCAAACCTCTAAGAAGGAGAGGTGCCTGGCGACCTCCGTCTCTGGGTTTTTGATGAacacaaaatgataaaaattcaCTACGACAAAATCATCCTCTGAAGGCTCCTCTGCCTCGCTGAGACTGCATTGTGCAGAAATGTCACACTTGCCGTTGTTGACTATTCGCTTTAGGTGGCTAAGAGTAGCTGAGCAGAACTTGGAATGCCTTTGAAACCGTATGAGAGGCTTATCTTTAAGTTTACCAATGCTTCTGCTTCTACTAGGAAGCGTAGGGATTGATAATGCCGGGGTGAGAGCACCGGTGATAACCGCAGAACCACCACCCATTGTCCCTGCCTCGCCTCTTCTAATTCATCCGCTCAGATTATCTGTTGTCTTGACAGAGCTCCATACAAAACAACTTTCGAGGGTCCGGTTTACGGTGATTAATAAAAAGGATAATGGTTATTATTCTCTTACCACCCGTTTATTattctatattatatttaaaaaatttatttttttaattatttttttaatattattaataattaaaaaaatacaattttattaatgattattttttaattattaaataaaaataaataataataataaatagatgataagaaattatcattatatttaataagCCAACCGAGTCGGCCCGAT
Protein-coding sequences here:
- the LOC109020040 gene encoding rhodanese-like domain-containing protein 8, chloroplastic, which translates into the protein MGGGSAVITGALTPALSIPTLPSRSRSIGKLKDKPLIRFQRHSKFCSATLSHLKRIVNNGKCDISAQCSLSEAEEPSEDDFVVVNFYHFVFIKNPETEVARHLSFLEGLDIHGRVYLNEQGINAQYSGPSKDALLYVKWLREDCRFSDVLVQISPAFNGHAFPKLKLRYKSSLLQMEGGILHLPLLDPSMRATPLPPSKWRKRLEAVDGIDDASHENCSSNYILLDVRNGYEWDIGHFSGAQRPSVDCFRSTSFGLSPIQNVASDPLAFADKANTDILMYCTGGIRCDVYSTILRQRGFQNVYSLKGGVSHYLKNEGPAKWIGNLFVFDSRLSLAPSAYKPEAIVKAARSEEVSGSNTFARCYICGSQVVELRHRNCANLDCNLLFLCCTDCMKDLRGCCCVSCITAPRLRPVLPGHQRYRKWHVYRDLKCKVS